Proteins from a single region of Aerococcus viridans:
- a CDS encoding acyltransferase gives MEKRQQNFELLRIIAMFMIVVSHVITHYIMKADIEISSVNNFLLSLLRAVIYVCVNVYIIITGYFSVNSKQLKIKKIMNAALLPGFISAILLMVLMVFGVIDFDIWRIVGKLFATFRGEYWFISTYFALCLFIPFLNKIIHTLSQKEFQQFLFLLTSVGIIWPFFVDSKEFVAFNSGFSLIFFFFLYFVGAYIRLYGAFFKDFTRNQYLIGYLMLALVTGILQFALPEIDFLNYNGPFEFTMSYFIFMYIKNVKVNSVKINTIATYTLSVYLVHEQAEIREFIWNLPFIHQIIQWSPFTFIPAIIFVAVIVFTVSWIIGYTLTNLYNKVEQFVFYVLETRAGNPTIE, from the coding sequence ATGGAAAAGAGACAACAGAACTTTGAATTGCTTAGAATTATTGCGATGTTCATGATTGTAGTATCACATGTAATTACCCACTATATCATGAAAGCAGATATTGAAATAAGTAGCGTGAATAATTTCTTACTAAGCCTACTGCGAGCCGTCATATATGTTTGTGTAAATGTTTATATTATTATTACAGGATATTTTTCAGTTAATTCTAAACAGTTAAAAATAAAGAAAATAATGAATGCAGCTTTGTTACCAGGATTTATTTCGGCGATTTTGCTTATGGTATTAATGGTATTTGGGGTTATTGATTTTGATATCTGGCGGATAGTAGGCAAATTATTTGCTACTTTTAGAGGTGAATACTGGTTTATTTCAACTTATTTTGCCCTATGCTTATTTATTCCTTTTTTAAATAAAATAATTCACACGTTAAGTCAAAAAGAGTTTCAACAATTTCTCTTTTTACTTACGTCAGTTGGTATTATATGGCCATTCTTTGTAGATAGTAAGGAGTTTGTAGCCTTTAATTCAGGTTTTTCCTTAATATTCTTTTTCTTTTTATACTTTGTCGGTGCTTACATTCGTTTATATGGCGCTTTCTTCAAAGACTTTACACGCAATCAATATTTAATAGGTTATTTGATGCTTGCTTTAGTGACAGGTATATTACAATTTGCTTTACCAGAGATAGATTTTTTAAATTATAATGGTCCATTTGAGTTCACAATGTCTTATTTTATCTTTATGTATATCAAAAATGTAAAAGTTAACTCTGTTAAAATAAACACAATTGCTACCTATACTTTAAGTGTATATTTGGTGCATGAGCAAGCAGAAATACGTGAATTTATTTGGAATTTGCCATTTATTCACCAAATTATACAGTGGTCGCCATTTACATTTATACCAGCTATCATCTTTGTGGCAGTAATTGTATTCACAGTATCATGGATTATCGGCTATACGCTAACCAACTTATATAACAAGGTTGAACAGTTTGTGTTTTATGTATTAGAGACTAGAGCGGGCAATCCGACAATTGAATAG
- a CDS encoding YfhO family protein, giving the protein MKRYWPIILAGILAIVIQGVVYYQLEIAPFGENTILTTDLKGQYISFFSYLKNSLQGEDNLLYSMSKTMGGNMVGLTSYYLLSPLNIIFLFFKLEHFPIAITLLTLLKIGLMSSSFTWLMNKNKLPAWGQIVLGISYGLMSYSVVYQQNIMWLDTLILLPLLIWSLDKLVKSGSWILYAITLGYIILLNYYMGFMICIFSSIYFISSLVVNIYEKSNPDSNLSNITVFRNFVIGSVVGGALSMVSLLPSIMSLQGGKAGFALREFLNTNQLFTLGEFISKFIPGAYVTSDIQHGLPNIYVFSGILLLCLLFFFNRNINLGNKMQYFVMLLLIFFSLKYSLLNVIWHGFNEPTWFPYRFSFLFTTILLLIAAQQIKYWNIDRITSLLSLFIVIISIYYINAQNFEYITIKKLVLILIVQVILFTLFWMLDKNKGGISRKVILTIIVCITGIETGLNAYITQSKISYQPYEPYSNVVSQYSTIMETLKPNEMSLYRIEKNQHYDNNDPLLLNYPGLSHYSSNETSNILKFMENLGFTRTANWSRYSYGSTSFADSLMGVKYIVSNMPLYNQNLKINDVVTVKENKKYIYMNTSAFPLGFTIQQNKNLNISENNTMASQNRLISEIFDIDHYYTPISSDKIRMEFENVERLNTGSEVILQKIDSKKSGKIHIYIENPDGQTINYYFDGENKYGVDIYHDNEFNNTNLQIKNHTAHSFDSNKDVAKLTLELKGDLIPFDNSYFYYSSYNSLVKMNSYAENNKLELTKVSPTKIEGNLPSSYEGNSLLLTIPYDPGWKVKVDGKEVSTYEYADALLGIELPSNSKRVSLTFMPKGLIIGILISSCALISIIILILYKRKST; this is encoded by the coding sequence ATGAAAAGGTATTGGCCAATTATATTGGCAGGAATACTTGCAATTGTTATACAGGGTGTAGTGTATTACCAGTTAGAAATAGCTCCATTTGGAGAAAATACAATACTTACAACCGACTTGAAGGGACAGTACATTAGTTTTTTTTCTTATTTGAAAAATAGTCTTCAAGGAGAGGATAACTTATTATATTCAATGTCCAAAACTATGGGTGGGAACATGGTTGGATTAACGAGTTATTATTTGTTAAGTCCTTTAAATATTATTTTTTTATTTTTCAAACTGGAACATTTTCCAATCGCTATTACCTTACTTACACTCTTAAAAATAGGATTAATGTCCTCAAGCTTCACTTGGTTGATGAATAAAAACAAACTTCCTGCTTGGGGGCAAATTGTTCTAGGTATATCTTATGGACTGATGTCATATTCTGTTGTTTATCAGCAAAACATAATGTGGCTAGATACTCTGATTCTTTTACCTCTACTAATTTGGTCGCTTGATAAGCTAGTGAAGAGTGGTTCATGGATATTATACGCAATAACTTTAGGTTATATTATATTGCTCAATTATTATATGGGTTTTATGATTTGTATTTTTTCTAGCATATATTTTATATCAAGTTTAGTGGTTAATATATATGAAAAATCTAATCCAGATTCTAATTTATCGAATATAACAGTGTTTAGAAATTTTGTTATAGGTTCGGTAGTTGGTGGTGCGTTATCTATGGTTAGTTTGTTACCTAGTATCATGTCACTACAGGGCGGTAAGGCAGGATTTGCATTACGCGAATTTCTTAATACAAATCAATTATTTACATTAGGAGAATTTATCAGTAAATTTATTCCTGGAGCATATGTAACCTCAGATATTCAACATGGATTACCTAATATCTATGTTTTTTCAGGTATATTACTTTTATGTTTATTATTTTTCTTCAATAGGAATATAAATTTAGGCAATAAAATGCAATATTTTGTAATGTTATTACTGATATTCTTTTCATTAAAATACTCACTTCTTAATGTAATTTGGCATGGATTTAATGAACCTACATGGTTTCCATATCGTTTCTCATTTTTATTTACGACAATTTTATTGTTAATAGCGGCACAGCAAATTAAATATTGGAATATTGATAGGATTACTAGTTTATTGTCATTGTTCATTGTAATCATCTCTATTTATTATATTAATGCACAAAATTTCGAATACATCACTATAAAAAAGCTGGTGCTTATTCTTATTGTGCAAGTTATTTTATTTACCTTATTCTGGATGTTAGACAAAAATAAAGGTGGTATTTCCAGAAAAGTTATTCTAACGATAATTGTGTGTATAACAGGGATTGAAACGGGGCTGAATGCTTATATAACGCAAAGTAAGATTTCTTATCAACCTTATGAACCATATTCTAATGTTGTAAGCCAATATTCTACAATTATGGAAACTTTAAAGCCAAATGAAATGTCATTATATCGAATAGAGAAAAATCAGCACTATGATAATAATGATCCACTCTTATTGAATTATCCAGGTTTATCCCACTATTCATCTAATGAAACTTCAAATATCTTAAAATTTATGGAAAATTTAGGTTTTACACGTACTGCAAACTGGTCCAGGTATAGTTATGGTTCTACTTCTTTTGCTGATTCACTAATGGGCGTTAAATATATTGTAAGTAATATGCCATTATATAATCAAAATTTAAAGATCAATGATGTAGTTACCGTAAAAGAAAATAAAAAATACATCTATATGAATACCTCAGCTTTTCCTTTAGGTTTTACGATCCAACAAAATAAAAACTTAAATATTTCGGAAAATAACACAATGGCGTCTCAAAATAGACTTATTTCGGAGATATTTGATATAGATCATTATTATACACCTATTTCGAGTGATAAAATTCGAATGGAGTTTGAGAACGTAGAGCGTTTAAACACAGGATCTGAAGTGATTTTACAGAAAATAGATAGCAAAAAATCTGGTAAAATCCATATATATATTGAAAATCCGGATGGTCAAACGATAAATTACTATTTTGATGGAGAAAATAAGTATGGTGTTGATATATATCATGATAATGAGTTTAATAACACAAATTTACAAATAAAAAATCATACTGCGCATTCATTCGATTCTAATAAAGATGTTGCTAAGTTAACTTTAGAACTTAAAGGGGATTTAATACCTTTTGATAATAGTTATTTTTATTACAGTTCATATAATAGTTTGGTAAAAATGAATTCTTATGCGGAAAATAATAAGTTAGAATTGACTAAGGTTTCTCCTACAAAAATTGAAGGAAATCTTCCTAGTTCTTACGAAGGTAACAGTTTATTATTGACCATACCATACGATCCTGGATGGAAAGTTAAGGTAGATGGTAAAGAAGTAAGCACCTATGAGTACGCAGATGCTCTTTTAGGGATTGAGTTACCAAGTAACAGTAAACGAGTTTCATTAACTTTTATGCCGAAAGGTTTAATTATTGGCATACTAATATCTTCGTGTGCTTTAATTAGTATAATAATTTTGATTTTATACAAAAGAAAGTCTACATAA
- a CDS encoding metal ABC transporter solute-binding protein, Zn/Mn family, producing the protein MNKFKRLVGLLSLSAIAFLAACGNGASTSSDDDSLQIVTTFYPMQALTNAVVGDSAEATVMLENADAHEYEPSAQDIATLNEADVFVYNSEDMETFVPTLLESIDNPDLVIIEAASEVELIDGDVETVGETTSEEEHTDEDTDAETEEDHDHEGHSHETDPHTWLDPVNAVTEAQTIANALTEVDPDNTETYQENAGQFASDMMTVHDEYDSLFESAETKTFLTQHASFGYLANRYGLHQAAVTGVTESAEPSPKRIAEIVSYMKENNISVIYGQAGGATEISKTIASEVGGTVGELQSMESVDTSQYPGDGTGFIAIMKDNLESLAEGVQ; encoded by the coding sequence GTGAATAAATTTAAACGTTTAGTTGGGCTGCTATCTTTATCAGCCATCGCCTTTTTGGCAGCATGTGGCAACGGGGCGTCCACTTCAAGTGATGATGACAGCTTACAGATTGTGACAACTTTTTACCCAATGCAGGCCTTAACCAATGCAGTGGTTGGGGATAGTGCTGAGGCAACGGTCATGTTGGAGAATGCAGATGCCCATGAATATGAGCCGAGTGCGCAAGATATTGCGACTTTAAATGAAGCAGATGTCTTTGTTTATAACAGTGAAGACATGGAAACCTTCGTACCAACTTTATTAGAATCGATTGATAACCCAGATTTAGTCATTATTGAAGCAGCTTCAGAAGTTGAATTAATCGATGGTGACGTGGAAACAGTCGGAGAAACGACTTCTGAAGAAGAACATACAGATGAGGATACTGATGCTGAAACAGAGGAAGACCACGACCATGAAGGTCACAGCCACGAAACGGACCCACACACTTGGTTAGACCCAGTCAACGCGGTCACTGAAGCACAGACAATTGCCAATGCATTAACAGAGGTAGATCCTGATAACACTGAAACCTACCAAGAAAATGCCGGACAATTTGCTAGCGATATGATGACCGTTCACGATGAATACGACAGCCTATTTGAATCAGCTGAAACAAAAACTTTCCTAACCCAACACGCATCCTTTGGTTACCTAGCAAATCGCTACGGCTTACACCAAGCAGCAGTTACAGGGGTAACTGAGTCAGCTGAGCCATCGCCTAAACGTATTGCAGAAATCGTGTCTTATATGAAAGAAAACAATATCTCAGTGATTTACGGTCAAGCTGGTGGTGCTACTGAAATTTCCAAAACAATTGCCTCAGAAGTGGGCGGTACAGTAGGTGAATTGCAGTCAATGGAGAGTGTTGACACTAGTCAATATCCAGGTGATGGCACCGGTTTTATTGCAATCATGAAAGATAATTTAGAGAGTTTAGCAGAAGGTGTCCAATGA
- a CDS encoding metal ABC transporter ATP-binding protein, translated as MHYIEVKKLGFSWDNEPVLNDISFTVDQGEFVILTGENGAAKSTLLRNILGLLSPDQGSATISKTNAFGQKLQIGYVPQTLNSFNAGFPSTVYEFVASGRFQQDRWFKKLDDNDKSHVERALKSVGMEEQRNKKIGDLSGGQKQRAGLARVFATDPDLFILDEPTTGMDKNSRAAFYDLLRHNTEKHGKAILMVTHDDNIIDEYYDKRVHLVREENSPWRCFSMSSWDGHS; from the coding sequence ATGCACTACATAGAGGTGAAAAAATTAGGCTTTTCCTGGGACAACGAACCCGTATTAAACGACATTTCCTTTACCGTAGACCAGGGTGAATTTGTCATCCTCACTGGGGAAAACGGCGCAGCAAAATCAACTTTATTACGCAATATACTTGGCCTTTTATCACCTGATCAAGGGTCCGCTACAATTTCTAAAACCAATGCTTTTGGTCAAAAATTACAAATCGGCTATGTGCCGCAAACTTTGAACAGCTTTAATGCTGGTTTTCCAAGTACAGTCTATGAATTTGTGGCTTCTGGTCGTTTTCAACAAGATCGGTGGTTTAAAAAACTAGATGATAACGATAAATCACATGTCGAAAGGGCCTTAAAATCAGTCGGTATGGAAGAACAACGCAATAAGAAAATTGGGGACCTTTCTGGTGGACAGAAACAACGAGCAGGTTTGGCGCGCGTCTTCGCGACCGATCCAGATTTATTCATTTTAGATGAGCCGACAACAGGGATGGATAAGAATTCCCGAGCGGCCTTTTATGACCTATTACGTCACAACACAGAAAAACATGGGAAAGCTATTTTGATGGTAACCCATGACGATAATATTATAGATGAATACTATGATAAACGTGTGCATTTAGTAAGAGAGGAGAATTCGCCGTGGAGATGTTTCAGTATGAGTTCATGGGACGGGCATTCATAG
- a CDS encoding glycosyltransferase family 4 protein: protein MKILHTCSYYSTSPLFQQLFDRQVADGHDINVYVPISNQYPEERIASKAPYAETVRVFNQIERFFYFYKQNKIYQDLKSRYKTGEYDLIHAHSLFTNGYMAYQIHKEYGTPYVVAVRSNEVADFFKKAFWLRPIGLNILKNASQIIFISQNNFENTFEKYIPKKLKKELLAKTLVMPNGIDQFWHEHAFENRQGTLNEPLKIVATAKVQKAKNLLTLADYVATYNQDVAPAELHIIGPNWDQGIFDELIKKPYVNYHEPMDKNQLIAFYRTADIFALLSSPETFGLVYVEAMSQALPVIYTKGEGFDGFFPNKRVGVSVDRFDVAAFKDAVDYIKKYYPEISKNALKESKKFQWDDIHQDYIDIYNRILQN from the coding sequence ATGAAAATCTTACATACTTGTTCTTACTATTCAACATCACCCTTGTTTCAGCAATTATTTGATCGTCAAGTAGCTGACGGACATGATATTAATGTATACGTCCCTATTTCAAACCAGTATCCTGAAGAACGGATTGCTTCTAAAGCACCCTATGCAGAGACTGTTCGTGTCTTTAACCAAATCGAGCGATTTTTTTACTTCTATAAGCAAAACAAAATCTATCAAGATTTAAAAAGCCGCTATAAAACGGGCGAATACGACTTAATTCACGCCCATTCATTATTTACTAACGGATATATGGCCTACCAAATTCACAAAGAATATGGTACACCCTATGTCGTAGCCGTTAGAAGCAATGAAGTTGCTGACTTCTTCAAAAAAGCTTTTTGGTTAAGACCCATTGGTTTGAATATTTTGAAAAATGCTAGTCAAATTATTTTTATCTCACAAAATAATTTTGAGAATACCTTTGAAAAATATATTCCCAAAAAGCTAAAAAAAGAATTACTAGCAAAAACTCTGGTCATGCCAAACGGTATCGATCAATTCTGGCATGAACATGCCTTTGAAAATCGCCAAGGGACTTTAAATGAGCCTTTAAAAATTGTTGCGACCGCAAAAGTTCAAAAGGCTAAAAACTTACTTACTTTAGCAGATTATGTTGCTACCTATAACCAGGATGTAGCGCCAGCTGAATTACATATTATCGGTCCTAATTGGGACCAGGGTATTTTTGATGAATTAATTAAAAAACCATACGTGAATTACCACGAGCCAATGGATAAAAATCAATTAATTGCTTTTTACCGAACGGCAGATATCTTTGCCCTGCTGTCTTCTCCAGAAACCTTTGGATTGGTGTATGTTGAAGCGATGAGCCAAGCTTTACCAGTAATTTACACAAAAGGCGAAGGGTTTGATGGTTTCTTCCCCAATAAAAGAGTTGGTGTTTCGGTAGATCGATTTGATGTTGCTGCCTTTAAAGACGCTGTCGACTACATCAAAAAGTACTATCCAGAAATTTCTAAAAATGCATTAAAAGAATCCAAAAAATTCCAATGGGATGATATTCATCAAGACTATATCGATATCTATAATAGAATATTACAAAACTAA
- the purR gene encoding pur operon repressor, whose product MKIKRSPRLVDMTQYLLSHPHKLVSLTFFVSRYESAKSSISEDLTILKEQFELSGFGRIETVAGAAGGVIYIPTMSKEDAIVEVENLIYQLEASDDRILPGGYFYLTDLLSDPDQLRKIGKIIASYYAESKATAIMTIATKGVPIAQMVALYLNIPFVIVRRDSKVTEGSTVSINYATKGTTRVEKMELTKSSLPQGSHVLVIDDFLNGGGTITGMNSMLKEFNSTCAGIAVLCESDTPDREIDFEYESLIKVQKDPSFAKGFELTLGTMFN is encoded by the coding sequence ATGAAAATCAAACGTAGCCCGCGACTAGTGGACATGACACAATATTTATTATCACACCCGCATAAGCTAGTGTCTTTAACATTTTTTGTGTCACGTTACGAATCAGCGAAATCATCCATTTCTGAAGATTTGACGATTTTAAAAGAACAATTTGAATTAAGTGGATTTGGGAGAATCGAAACTGTAGCTGGAGCTGCTGGTGGTGTCATCTATATTCCAACAATGTCAAAAGAAGACGCGATTGTTGAAGTGGAAAATCTGATTTACCAATTAGAAGCTTCAGATGACCGGATTCTACCAGGTGGATACTTCTACCTAACTGACTTATTAAGTGACCCAGATCAGTTACGCAAAATAGGTAAAATCATTGCAAGCTATTATGCAGAATCAAAAGCAACAGCTATCATGACGATTGCGACAAAAGGTGTGCCAATCGCACAAATGGTTGCACTATACCTAAACATTCCATTCGTTATTGTGCGTCGTGACTCAAAGGTAACTGAAGGCTCAACGGTTTCTATTAACTACGCTACAAAAGGGACAACCCGCGTAGAAAAAATGGAACTAACAAAATCTTCACTACCACAAGGCTCACACGTATTAGTCATCGATGACTTCTTGAACGGTGGGGGAACCATTACAGGGATGAATTCAATGTTAAAAGAATTCAACTCAACATGTGCTGGGATAGCCGTATTGTGTGAATCTGATACCCCAGACCGTGAAATCGACTTTGAATACGAGTCACTGATTAAAGTGCAAAAAGACCCTTCATTTGCCAAAGGATTCGAATTAACATTAGGTACAATGTTTAATTAA
- a CDS encoding metal ABC transporter permease: MEMFQYEFMGRAFIAATAISFISPILGLLLIMRKQSLMADTLAHISLAGVAFGYLLGVEPTITTILFVAAAALILEYLRVVYAHYSDISVAMMMSGGMALALLLLNQVDSAASINAYLFGSIVTVSSLQVYILVGLAVFIVAGYFIFKRPLYLVSFDENTAYTAGLPVRMISVIFSIITGMAIALIMPIAGSLLVSAIIVMPAAIALRLVKNFDSVIIVGVIIAMFGMFAGLTTSYYLDTPPGATIVAIFVLIFIIESGFLKITKG, encoded by the coding sequence GTGGAGATGTTTCAGTATGAGTTCATGGGACGGGCATTCATAGCCGCGACCGCTATTTCATTTATTTCCCCAATCCTAGGCCTCCTATTAATCATGCGCAAGCAATCATTAATGGCGGATACCTTAGCCCATATCTCATTAGCCGGAGTGGCTTTCGGTTATTTACTAGGGGTTGAACCAACCATTACGACCATCTTGTTCGTAGCGGCAGCTGCCTTAATCTTAGAATACTTGCGGGTCGTCTATGCCCACTATTCAGATATTTCGGTTGCCATGATGATGTCTGGTGGGATGGCTTTAGCCTTACTCCTATTGAACCAAGTGGATTCAGCAGCCTCTATTAACGCCTACCTATTCGGTTCTATCGTGACCGTTTCGTCATTACAAGTCTATATCTTGGTTGGATTAGCGGTATTTATTGTAGCTGGCTACTTCATTTTTAAACGGCCTTTATACCTCGTTTCATTTGACGAAAACACCGCCTATACGGCAGGTTTGCCAGTTCGAATGATCTCAGTCATTTTTTCAATTATCACGGGTATGGCCATTGCCTTAATCATGCCAATTGCAGGATCACTACTAGTATCAGCAATCATCGTTATGCCAGCAGCCATTGCACTACGACTAGTGAAAAACTTTGATTCAGTCATCATCGTCGGTGTGATTATTGCCATGTTTGGGATGTTTGCTGGGCTGACAACGTCTTATTATTTAGACACACCACCAGGTGCAACAATTGTCGCCATCTTCGTTTTAATATTCATTATCGAAAGTGGTTTTCTTAAAATCACTAAAGGCTAA